One Anopheles marshallii chromosome 3, idAnoMarsDA_429_01, whole genome shotgun sequence genomic region harbors:
- the LOC128715466 gene encoding LOW QUALITY PROTEIN: regucalcin-like (The sequence of the model RefSeq protein was modified relative to this genomic sequence to represent the inferred CDS: inserted 2 bases in 1 codon), with the protein MHSVPVGVSFDRSDRWKAVXSLPNKMASYKVEQLPSPLSVLGEGPHWDVERQSLYYNDIYGGSIHRYDYAENKTYNATVDGFPVISFIIPVKGNDRHFIIGTDRKVTLVDWDGRSAKATFVRTVGAVEPSMEDNRFNDAKVDSKGRFYGGTMRLEAKGDIFEMRLGTFYRYDANRGEFVALKKQIGVSNGLCWNETGNLFYYIDSCDLDVKEYRVDENGDLSGERVVIDFRVDGEKPSFVPDGMTIDANGSLYVATFGGSTVYKVNSRTGKVELEIKLPCEQVTSAAFGGPNLDILYVTTAAKEFKTPQPAPAGALFAVTGLGVKGTPMYPVDLS; encoded by the exons ATGCATTCAGTACCGGTTGGCGTTTCATTCGATCGTAGTGACCGTTGGAAGGCAGT TAGTTTACCGAACAAAATGGCCTCGTACAAGGTTGAGCAGTTGCCGTCACCGTTGTCCGTGCTTGGGgaag GACCTCATTGGGATGTGGAACGACAGAGTCTGTACTACAACGATATCTACGGAGGATCAATCCATCGTTACGATTATGCTGAGAATAAGACGTACAACGCCACTGTTG ATGGGTTCCCGGTGATTTCGTTTATTATTCCGGTCAAGGGTAACGATCGACACTTCATCATCGGTACAGATCGGAAGGTGACACTTGTGGACTGGGATGGCCGTTCGGCGAAGGCAACCTTTGTCCGCACTGTCGGCGCAGTTGAACCGTCCATGGAGGATAACCGTTTCAACGATGCGAAGGTGGACAGCAAGGGTCGCTTCTATGGAGGTACCATGCGCCTCGAGGCTAAGGGTGACATCTTCGAGATGCGCCTCGGTACATTCTACCGGTACGATGCCAACCGGGGTGAGTTTGTGGCACTGAAGAAGCAGATCGGTGTCTCGAACGGATTGTGCTGGAACGAGACCGGAAATCTGTTCTACTACATCGATTCCTGCGATCTGGACGTTAAGGAGTACCGGGTGGATGAAAATGGAGATTTGt CCGGTGAGCGTGTTGTTATTGACTTCCGTGTTGATGGCGAAAAACCTTCGTTCGTACCGGACGGTATGACCATCGATGCGAACGGTTCACTGTACGTTGCTACCTTTGGCGGATCCACCGTTTACAAGGTGAACTCGAG AACGGGCAAGGTTGAGCTGGAGATCAAGTTGCCTTGCGAGCAGGTTACTTCAGCTGCATTCGGAGGACCCAACTTGGACATTCTGTACGTGACGACGGCCGCCAAGGAGTTCAAAACGCCACAACCTGCCCCGGCCGGTGCTTTGTTTGCCGTGACTGGACTTGGTGTGAAGGGAACTCCAATGTATCCGGTTGATTTGAGTTAG